In a single window of the Bacillus mycoides genome:
- the rpmF gene encoding 50S ribosomal protein L32, giving the protein MAVPFRRTSKTVKRKRRTHFKLSVPGMVECPSCGEAKLAHRVCKACGTYKGKEVISK; this is encoded by the coding sequence ATGGCTGTACCTTTTAGAAGAACTTCTAAAACAGTAAAAAGAAAGCGTCGTACGCATTTCAAATTATCAGTACCTGGTATGGTAGAGTGCCCAAGCTGTGGTGAAGCGAAATTAGCTCACCGTGTATGTAAAGCATGCGGTACTTACAAAGGTAAAGAAGTAATCAGCAAGTAA